In Pseudomonas sp. MM213, a genomic segment contains:
- a CDS encoding GGDEF domain-containing protein: protein MVNKNLQDSSLPQWPEAAQTLMVLMHAQGEVARLSEREQLFSSLLVSVNAVLWAFNWETRQVLYVSPAYERIFGRPAGLLLADANQWRDSIYPDDLEYAERSLAEVLVKGAVEDREYRIITADGQVRWLSDKCFINRQAEPGQPLIIVGIAEDITDKKQMESELHRLATTDVLTQSSNRRHFFDCAHLEFEQARKKGTPLAFLLLDIDDFKLINDTYGHPEGDNVLQRIAECGQAALRRGDVFGRIGGEEFAAVFPGCAPDMAMQVAERLQREIQRLSFSHDDQTFGITVSQGLTSLTAEDLNLDSLFARADAAMYEAKRQGKNRIISG, encoded by the coding sequence ATGGTCAATAAGAACCTGCAAGACTCATCCCTACCCCAGTGGCCGGAAGCCGCGCAAACCCTGATGGTGCTGATGCATGCCCAAGGCGAAGTCGCGCGCCTGAGCGAACGCGAACAGCTGTTCAGCTCGCTGCTGGTGAGCGTTAACGCGGTGCTTTGGGCGTTCAATTGGGAAACCCGCCAGGTGCTCTACGTGAGCCCTGCCTACGAACGGATTTTCGGTCGGCCCGCCGGCCTGTTGCTGGCCGACGCCAATCAGTGGCGCGATAGCATTTACCCCGACGATCTGGAGTACGCCGAGCGCAGCCTCGCCGAGGTGCTGGTCAAAGGCGCCGTTGAAGATCGTGAGTACCGCATCATTACCGCCGACGGCCAGGTGCGCTGGCTCAGCGACAAGTGCTTCATCAACCGGCAAGCCGAACCGGGTCAACCGCTGATCATCGTCGGCATTGCCGAAGACATCACCGACAAGAAGCAGATGGAAAGCGAGTTGCATCGCCTGGCTACCACCGATGTCCTGACCCAGAGCAGCAACCGCCGCCACTTCTTCGACTGCGCCCACCTTGAATTCGAACAGGCAAGAAAAAAAGGCACGCCGTTGGCGTTTCTGTTGCTGGACATCGATGACTTCAAATTGATCAACGACACCTACGGCCATCCGGAAGGCGACAACGTGCTGCAACGGATCGCCGAGTGCGGGCAAGCGGCTTTACGGCGCGGTGACGTGTTCGGACGCATTGGTGGTGAGGAGTTTGCGGCGGTGTTCCCCGGTTGCGCACCGGACATGGCCATGCAAGTGGCCGAGCGCCTGCAACGGGAGATTCAGCGGTTGAGCTTCAGCCATGACGACCAGACGTTCGGCATCACCGTCAGCCAGGGATTGACCAGCCTGACGGCCGAAGATTTAAACCTGGATAGCCTGTTCGCCCGCGCGGACGCGGCGATGTACGAAGCGAAGCGCCAAGGCAAGAACCGGATCATCTCCGGCTGA